TTTAAGAAACCCTCCGTAATGTATCATAATTTCTTTTTTATGAATCCAGTTACAATATCCCTCTTGTGGCCGACATCCATTTTGCACCTGCAGTTGCACTCAGGGTGGCTGAATGTTTTGATAAGATTCGAGTCAATCCAGGAAATTTTGGTTGGTAAATCTACTGTCTGAAGAATAACACCCACCATCAAATTCTAAGCATTGATTACTGAGATAATTTCTTTGCAGCTGATAGGCGAGCCCAATTTGAGACGATAGAGTTTACTGATGAAGACTATCAAAAAGAGCTTGAGCATATTGAAAAGGTTTGGGAGATTAGTTTGTTTTCCTTCTTtccattttttataataaaaaatgcaTGTGCATGTAGTAGTGTGAATTGCCTATCTATTTACAAGATTGTCTAGGATGCCCAGCTGTTTACACAACTAATTCCTTCTAAAAATGGTTCAGAGTTGAATGGTTTAAATCTGATTTTGAGTTAGATATTCTATTTCTGACAGATATATCCATGGGCCTTATGTagtttatttttttgttgagGTTCTTTACATTGTCTCTACTGGAGACCTAATGAGACTCTTTTTCCCCATTGAATGTTACGTATAGCATTGAATCCCATACATGTATTTGTAATGCTTACAGAGACCTAAGAATTTGTTTCCTGTTGCGTTCATATTTTGCAGTTAAATTGTTGCTTACATCATCTGCATTATCTTACCACTGAATCAATGACATTCTTAGTTCAAGCCACCTTTGAAGTATGTTAGTATTCAGTCAATTATTTCTTCATCTTTCTGGCCAGGTCTTCTCTCCATTGGTTGAGAAATGCAAGAAGTATGGACGAGCAATGCGAATTGGGACAAATCATGGAAGTCTTTCTGATCGCATAATGAGCTACTATGGAGATTCTCCAAGAGGAATGGTGATCATTCTTTCTATAAACTACACTTTAGGAACCCTTTTTTTTCTGTAGAAGAATCTATGCTGAAGATCTTGCTATCTCATGACAGGTTGAATCTGCCTTTGAATTTGCCAGGATATGCCGGAAGCTAGACTTCCATAACTTTGTCTTCTCAATGAAAGCAAGTAACCCAGTTGTCATGGTTCAAGCCTATCGTTTGCTTGTTGCAGAAATGTATGTTCAGGGTTGGGATTATCCTCTGCACTTAGGGGTTACTGAAGCTGGAGAGGGAGAAGATGGACGGATGAAATCTGCAATTGGAATAGGAACTCTTCTTCAGGTTCAGACTTCTTCAAACCCTTTATTTTATAGTGTTTGCACATTTTATGTCTTCACATTCATATGTCAAGCAGAGTTTATTATGTTGAAGATGTTGTGCAACACTTTTTTTCCATGAGCAATGAAACAAGAAGGTAAATTAGAAGTTTGTCACCTTCTTTCTTTGTGCAGTTATTGGACAAACTCCATCAGATACTTGTCCAAGTGTTATATTGACTACATATGACAACTTGTGCATAAACACTAAGCAGGTTTTTGGTGGGTCTTGTCAATCAGCCATTTATAACAACTTTGTGCTAAAACAATAAGCAGATTTTTGGTGGGTTTGGTCAATCAGCCATATGACAACTTGTGTAAAAACACTAAGCAGGTTTTTGGTGGGTTTCATCAATCAACCATACATGATGATTTGTGAAAAAAAATTAAGCATGCTTTTGGTGGGTTGGTCAACTAgacatttcaaaatcatgacacatGGATCCTTATAGTTGCAAAAACCCAGCAAGTTCATGTCTAATACTAGACCGTTTACAACCATTGAGTAAACTTCAAGCAAATTTACATCTTTGTGGGGTTCAAGATCCCTAATTACATAAATAAGTTATATAAATGCAGAAAATTCATTCCGGTAATACAAAGAAAAAGGTAATTTCTTTCATGATAGACCAAGTCTTCAAGTTTAACAAACCTTTTGGTGCAACTTTGAACTTAGAATCACAAACATAAGCAATCATGAAAACATCATGCATTTCAGATTAATCCATGAGAGACACCATATAAGTCGGTTTTAAATTCTCACCTCTCTCACATCATTACAGGAACAGCAGCTACGAGAATCTTTGCATAGCTGCCTGATAATTCTTGCTTATTTATGTGAACAATTATTGTTGGTTTCTCTCTTAATTTGTTCTCTTGAAGTATGTTAAGGCTTCATATGTAGCACACATCGTTCATAGTCATGCAGGTGATACTATCTTGTGAGTTATGGTCAGATTAAGTAAGCACATATCAAATTTCCATGTAAACAGAgcttaaaatatataaaagatgaaTGCATTTGACACGTGTCTAATCATTCAGAAATGTAGCCGATCGAAATTAAACTGTATGAAATTTGGAAAACATAAACTTATGGTTCACCATACGAGAGTTCCAATAGAAAAATTATAATGTTACAGGATGTCCAATGGTATTTAGTGATAAGATAGAAGGTCGTGCTTTGGAGATCAGCAAGAGTTAGGTTATATGAAACGTTGCACTTTTGAGTAAAGTTGGAGTTTATAAGTAGAATGAAATTCTCTAATATCTGTAGCCATTGTTCCACAGGATGGTTTAGGTGATACAATCAGGGTATCCCTGACCGAACCACCAGAGGAAGAAATTGATCCTTGCAGACGATTGGCTAACCTCGGTATGCAAGCTGCAAATCTTCAGAAGGGAACTGTAAGGCTCTTTTCCAATTGTCATTTCTACCAGTCCTTGCTTGACAGCAAGTGCTACAGTATGCGATGTCTACCTTACCGTTCTTAATAATTGCCTTCAATCTTTAGAACCTAACTTGTGCAACACAATTTTTTATTAGGTACCTTTTGAAGAGAAACATAGACGATACTTTGACTTCCAGCGTAGAAGTGGTCAACTTCCAGTGCAAAAGGAGGTTAGCAGTGTATTTGGTTTTCTGGCTTGATTTGCGTTGCAAGCTTTCTTACTGTAGCTACTTTGTCCAGGGTGAGGAAGTGGACTACCGTGGTGTGCTTCATCGTGATGGTTCTGTTCTTATGTCAGTTTCCTTGGATATGTTGAAGGCAGGTGTTGCTTTTATGTAATTGttattgaatattttttattttagtgtTGCACATATTATTGCTTAGAAAGTAAACTGTAATACCAAACAAATGGTCAAGTGTTTATTTCATGAGTCCAAGCTTATTCAAGGTCCACAGGTATCTGCCAATGCTAATCTAAGCCTGTCATTCCAGGATCAATTAATTCTGACCCTGAGATCCCCAATTATTTGGCAGTTCATTAGGACCTGCTGGATACATGATACCAGTCAATCTCCACATTTTTAACCAATCCTAGCTGATTTCTGGTGGTCTCAAAACATCCAGACCTCATGATGTGATTCTGACAATCTGGAACACCCCCAATCATATCAACTTTGGGCTTATTTATTTCTCTTCATTTAGATTTATTACATTATGCAGATATGATCCATAGCTTTTGTTTCTAGATAAGACTTAGATTAGTCATTGGCTCTCTTCATCACCCTGGCCTGTCAGTTATATTTGCATCTACTTTTGCTTAATTGCATCTTTTCCTGATTATGGCAATTTTCTTATGTCAGACACCAGAACTTCTTTACAAGTCTCTTGCAGCAAAACTTGCGGTTGGCATGCCTTTCAAGGTTTGTAATTCTCAACTTCCACCATCATGCTTCAGTAAATTCATTGGAGCCTGTAAATATAAGTGTGTTGCTGAAATGTATATTGAATTCAGGATCTGGCAACAGTGGACTCTATTCTTTTGAGAGAACTTCCTCCATTGGAAGATGCTGATGCTGTaaggattttttttaattctttatatTTTTGAAGAAAGAAGATTGAAGTTAGATCTTTTGCAGAATTTAGAGTTGAATAATTATATTTTACTACTTtgctttttttaatcaaaattaaacatGAAATTTTCTGTTATGGCTGATTCATATTTGCCACCTATGATCAGAGGTTAGCTCTCAAAAGGTTGATCGATATAAGTATGGGTGTTGTAACTCCACTGTCTGAACAGCTGACAAAACCACTTCCTAATACAATTGTCCTTGTCAACCTCAAGCAACTCTCAACTGGTGCTTACAAGCTTTTGCCAGAAGGTAACATTTTATTTTTGTACTTCTCTtttgcttctttcttttttcttttgaggcTTCATCGGTCCTGTGATGTGTTTGTTTTATAGGCACTCGATTAGCTGTAACTGTCAGAGGAGATGAACCTTATGAAGAACTAGATATTCTTAAAATTGTTGGTGATATAACAATGTTGCTACATGATCTTCCATACAGTGAAGATAAACTCAGCAGAGTTCATGCAGCAAGGAGGCGAGTAATCATAGTAACAGTAGTCAATTATGTAGCTAGTCCTTAAACACCCATCTTTGTTTTTACAATAATAGACACTTGCTGGATTTTCTGTTTATTTCCATTTTTACCTTGcgttttactcttaatatcaatctGTATTCACTACTCAGTGCTACATTTTTCCATTTTGGATTAGAGACTCCTGGCTGTCAACCAGCAcagattttcttttatttgacACTTTTTCTATGATCTTGATTATTTTTCAGGTTGTTCGAGTATCTAGAAGGAAATTCCCTGAACTTTCCTGTAATCCACTATTTACAATTTCCTGAACAGATCCACAGGTAATGTTGGGATCTGCGCAAAAGTTGAATGAATGTTGGAACGggaaatatatttttcatttcTCATTCTAGTTCTGCAATTGGCAGAGATGATCTGGTCATTATGGCTGGGAGCAGTGTCGGTGCTCTTTTGGTTGATGGGCTTGGGGATGGTGTGCTGCTTGAGGCTTCTGACCAGGAGTATGAGTTTTTGAGAAACACATCTTTTAACTTGCTTCAAGGTTGCAGAATGCGCAACACAAAAACTGTAAGCTATTGCAAACTGTTATTTAGCAGTGAAATTTGAAAATTATCTGAATATAATTGGGTTATTAAGTAATCATCTATGCATACAATTCTATCACAGGAATATGTGTCTTGCCCATCTTGTGGGCGGACACTTTTTGACCTTCAAGAAATAAGTGCCCAGATCAGGGAAAAGACATCTCATTTGCCCGGTGTCTCAGTAATTTTCGATCTCAGCACTGGCATGTTTGAACACTCCTATTGTATTGAATTGGAACTAACCCTCTACTCTTTTGCAGATTGCAATAATGGGTTGTATTGTGAATGGGCCAGGAGAGatggctgatgcagattttggttATGTTGGTGGTTCGCCAGGAAAGATTGACCTCTATGTAGGGAAGGTAAGTGCTGTCCTCAGCATAATCACTACATTCGAATTATACTGTAAAGTAATGAGTTGTTgtaatcattacatgcatcaaagGACTTTCACTGGGTTCGCCGCATTAACCTGAGGTTTTTATTAGGAAAAAGAACATATCTATTTTTGTCATTATTGAACTATTAACCTGGAATTCACTAGGCTTTATGAACTTTGGATGACTAGCAATTATGCAACTAAGTTGGGATAAAGGAATGAAACATATGAAAAACTAGAGAAATTACAAAGAAAATGGTGTTGAGATATAAATAACAATAAGGCAATGATCGATCAGTAAATAAGCTACAAAATGAAGGGACCAATATGTAAATTACCTTTtacattaaatgaattttatagcTTACTGGAAGTGCAATTTATAGCTGCATTCAACTGAAGCATTCCTATTGTCACCTTGTAAAATCTACCTCTTGGATCTCTGCATGCGGCGATCTCATTGGTCTCGAGCATTTACCACTTCATGCTTCAGACTCTTTAGATCATAAAGTAATTGAAACTAGAAATTTTGAACCGGAGCCATTTCCAATATTAGCATTTATAGGTTTGAGATAATTCTTTTACTAAAGCCAGGAGGATGACTTTTTCATGTTTTAGACCGTGGTGAAGCGAGGCATAGCAATGGAACATGCAACCGAAGCTCTAATTCAGCTCATAAAGGACCATGGCCGCTGGGTCGATCCACCTGCTGAAGACTAGATCTGGTACTTCTCCGTAAAGAGAAATTGAATCTTCATGGGTTTGATGTGATGCAACATGATGTATTTGCTGCTGGGATTAATTTCCCATGCATACATTATTTACAATTATGAGTTAACGAGAAAGGTTATACATGCTCAGTGACAATCGGAGGTGTAAAAGGTTTCATCTTAACGTATTGGTGTTACCATGATTCACTGTCTTAGATCCTGATATCGACATTTGTATACATACATGCTTGTCTCATTGTTACCAAAAAACCATGAAAGCAGATCCTCTGCAGCGCAAATGGTTGCTTTTAGGAAGAATACCATACAAGGAACAAACATTTGAATCTTTTATTAGATGTGAAGAACCATTGAGGATTGTGAAAGGTGTATTATTAATAGAAGTCAGAATAGAGTGGAAAATTTTAGTATCCCTGAGAAATTAGATCGAGTATTTGTCTTGCTGAGGTGATACAGATGTATTCTTTCTTACTCATGTTCAAAGCTGAAGACATCTGTTGCTTCTAAAACCTCGCAAGAAGTTCTTCAGAGTCGATCAACAGATGAAAGTGTAGCCAAGTGGTCAAAACCAAGATCCAGAGGGCAAATTATTTGCAGAAGCTGTCATGCAAATAGGAGAAGAAGCAAGTTTGGACATGAACGGAAATGCATTGCAGACATTAGCACAAACACTAAGTCTGACTTCCAAGGCTAGCGTTATGACTACATCACACAGTGAAGAGAGGCCACCGAATACGTCGGGATGTTGGCAGTCTTATGGATCAACAGGAGCTTCAAGCTTTGCCTTCTTCTGCGGCCGTGTCGGGCACCGCTCGAGCCTTCAGCCACTCGATGATTTCGCCGAACACGAGCTCCACGTTCTCGTCGGGCTCCCCCACAATCTGGTGCCACATGCCCGGGAATATCCGGATGGTCTTGTCCTCGCTGGCGGCGCGCCGGCGGAGCTCCTCCACGCAGGCCGGGTCGCAGACGACGTCATCCGCCCCGTGCACGATCAGCATCGGCAGCGTCACCTGCTCGAACTTCCCCTGCACCTCCCGGCACACTCGGAGCAGCTCCAGCGCGGTGGCTGCCCGCGGCCGCGCTACCGTTCGCCGGGGGCTCGCCAGGGCCAGCTTCCGCTTCCACTCCACCTTGAAGGACACGTCTGGGATGGAGCCCCGCGTGAAGGCGATGTTCCAGGTTGGCGCGATGGCGGCCGCGAGCCACAGCAGGTGCTCCAGCGGCCACGGCggcttgaacttggggctgatgcCGCACATGGCCCCGTTGAGCACCACCCCGTCCCACCCTCGGGTCGCGCGTCCGTCCTTCTCCCGCAGGTGGATCATCAGCGCGATGGCGCCGCCCAGCGACTCCGCGTAGAGGAAGCAGGGCAGGGAGGGCGGGTATCGCGCGCGGAAGGAGTCGAAGAAGGTCACACAGTCATCGACAACAGGCTCGATGTCGGGGATGTGGGCGACGAGGCCGTCGGAGAAGCCGTGGCCCTGGTGGTCGAGGGCGCCGACGGCAAACCCGTGCTTGGCCAGGTAGACAGCGGTGAGCTGCACGAGCCAGCTGGACTCGCCGGTGAAGCCGTGGACCACGGCGACGGTGGCGATGGCCCGCGCAGGAGGGAGCGGCTCCCACCACTGGGTGAAGATGCGGAGGCCACGGGGGTTGacgaaggaggaggaggcgtGGGACACGGCGTGCCGCGCGTAGAACTCCTCCGCGCTCAGCCGCCCGAAGGGGCTCCGCTCGTCCGCCTCCGCCACCGGGTGCGTCATCTTCCTCTCCTCCATTCTTCCTGTTCGACCTTACTACCTCCAACGATCGATCCGTTTTAGAAAAATTATCGCCTTCCGCCGAAGCCAATCGGAGATTTCGAAACATAAAAAAGTAAAACTAAAATGACATTTATATCCCTCCGAAGGAATCGATTTCGCCCAAATTGAGAAACCACTATTAAATAATACCCCTCAAATTAATCTCCATAAATCGCCCAAATTTTAGCCCAATAGCatagataaataaaaatctaaatcgaGAGAAAGGTGCTGAGACACATGAGAGAGTGGTTGGGTGGGGGGCTGCATTGAATTGGATTAAACCAGCCAACGCATTCTGGCCAACCGACACTGCTGTCGCAGGCAACGACTTGGTATGAATCAACGGCCGAGGATGGACCACGCGGGTATATTGACGGTTCAGTCACATACGGTGTCGTAAATGTTCGTCATTGAATGCTGGGCTTGTGGCTGCGGCAGTGTGGGTCGCACCCGCCACCTACCTTTCCAACGGGCGTTTCTATTGGTCACCTTCCTCTTCACTGTGTGCTCAGTCTCCCATGTGCAACCAACGGTGAACCCCCCTTGGGAGGAACCGGCATCACGGTTTGATTCCATACGGTTCGGATTCCGGTTCAATTCCaaatcaattaaaaaaattaaaatataaatagaaaCTATATTATAACAGTTAACATTTCATATTCAAAGGTCAAACTATAATCGAAATTATGTTCGAACTAGAATCAAAACCGAAATTGTCTGGAATCGAATTAtgattctgttttttttttttgtgaaattggAATCGTCAAATTACGATCAGATTTACTTTTACTTGGGAGTACACATGAAATATAGGATACGATGTAGGTTACTTTTACTACTAACTTCAATCGATCTTACTAGTTACCCAATAACTATTAGTTAGTGAACTTTACTTCGTGGTGGTCAGGGAGTCAACACGGTTTGATTCGGCTTCGAATATCCAAGGAGACGTCTACGAAGATTCTAGTCCGATTGTCGGGTTGGGTCGAGCGGAGCAAGTCGTCGTCTGTTTCCTCGTCACTAggccctgcacacaggtcgaagTCAGGGATATGTTTTCCCGACCTGACCTCTCTGAAGGTCAAGTTAGTGGAGCGAGATCTCAACTCAAAGTCCTCTCCCGAATTCTCTAGGGAAAAAGCCTCTTCTGGCGTAGCTAGGTGGTTGGCTCTTATACCTATGCCGCACGAGAGTTGATCGTACAGGGTTTGTTTAATGGTTGTTGACCCATGCATGTGGCTAGCCCATACCTTATGTGCGGTCGATGTCTGCATCGGGGCGGCTTTATGCTCGGTGTCGTCCTAAGTTCCCGGAGTCGGCTTTGTACCTAGCGATGTCGTTTCGAGTTCCCGAGGTTGGCTTTGTACCTGGTAGCAACGTCTCGAGTTCCCAAGGTCAGCTTTGTACTTGGCGACATCGTCCCGAGTTTCCGGGGTCAGCTTTGTACTTGGCGACGCCATCTCGAGTTCCCGGGATCGACTTTGTACCTAGCGACGTCGTCTTGAGTTCTCGGGATCGGCTTTGTACCTAGCGACGTCGTCCCGAGTTCTTGGGGTCGACTTTGTACATGGCAACGTCGTCCTGAGTTATCAGGGTCGGCTTTGTACCTGGTGGCACCGTCCCAAGTTCCCGGATCGACTTTGTACTTGATGGTGCTATCATAAGTTCCTCGAATGAGGTTGTACCTAACGACCCCTGCCCTATCGTGAAAAAGGAGGCTGAAATAGTGGGGCCTGGTTGATCGTGCTGTGGTGGATGCTATGTATGCCAAAACATGCCTTATCATTATTCAACCACATACTTACATTATTTGATTTTAGGTTAAATCCTCAAAATATTATGTTATAAATTAGTTGGGGAAGCAAATCATTATAAGATTATTGGATCAAATTTCATCTTCCTCATGTATCGtttgtataaaaataataatgtaacCAACATTTAATATAGAGAAAGAAATATACAACCAACTCACGtttgtaaattatatatatatatatatatatagtttcatttagacaaataaatatttttgttaaTTCTCTTACTATTAGTGTAACTGATGTAATTCTACTGTCTCCATCTTTTGACTTAACAAAATTCCTTAGTTGGTTCGAGATTTACTTTGTAatccaatggagtataagccttcaAATTACTTGTAATGTAATCAAACATATTTTTCTATGATTCATTATCCGTTTAAACACTTGTATGAATAACTACTTCTAGTTTACCGTAAACACTAGTTTACCGTAAACACGCATGAAATAAGATTCAACATCTAATCATTATAAAAAAACTTAAGCACTATATACATGAACCATGTAATCCTAATAAACCAATAACAAATTGCTAAGTATATAAggggaatataaaaaaaaaagaagttattttCAATCCAAACTTTTAAAAATTGTCATACaatatccttctttttttttaagataattttacccTTAACCCTCATCGGGCTTGCCTCCTTCGCCCCGCACCACTCTTTTGTCACCTCAAACTCTATCCCTAGTTCTCGTTGGATTCATCATCTCGTTCTTGTAATCTTTGCTGTAATCAATGTGGGAGGAAGGAGAGGGTGCAAAGGTCATCATTGCCTTTGTGGATCCCATCGAACTTTCTATTGCACATCTTTCTTTTATCGAGTTTATGAAGATGATAATAGATCTAACAAGACATAGTGAAGGGGGACAGATTCGATAGGGGGTTagaggcaaaattatcttttcataCTATAAGAGCACTCtacaaaaaattttgaaaattgaAACGCTCTAAAAAAATTTTCAAATACGAAGATTTTTTGTGGGAATTCACCCAAGTATATGAACTTTCATGGTGCACAAATAACTCAGAAAGTATATGCTTTCCCTACACTTTgatgtcaaaaataaaaataactaatttttttaattaaaatttaaaatttattaacttAAGTTGAAAAGTTTATTATCTCAATTTAAAGTCATAACTAAAATTCACAACTAGTAAATTACCTTAAATTGTGCTCTAAAGTAAGAAAAAAGCTACTTtagtaatataaatatatttttaataccgCTAGAAATAAGAAATAGTTCAATATTATTTGACTTGATTTAAAGTTTAATTGAAAAAGATTTGGGTGAATATCAACTCAATCTATTATACTATATATAATTATGATCCCAACATAACATATGAATAACAAAATAATTAGATTTAGATCGTCTGAAAagatttaaaatatcaaaaataaatttaacctTGTCAGTCCATGATCAGATCATATTAAGTCCAAAAGTCAACCATTATAAGATTCCGGAAAATAACAAGTAGTATCCTGTAAAATATCATTGCTCAGATTAGTCTCCATAACACACGCTATAAAATATGACACAATTTTAGAGCATAAATAAAAACTAAGAAGGATAAATCATTGATTACCAAATGGTTTGAATCAATAAATCAATTGCTTCGATCCAACCGAGTCAAACTAAAATCTCGGTCTAGTCAAATCATGTTTAATTGAACACGTGTCACGCGTACCCATGGACGGTTGAGATGGAAGAATTGGATGCTTCAATATAGAAGTACTATTGTAGAGGATCCCACACCCAATGTACGTCTACGTCAGCTTTGCCGTGCTCCATTTCTTCTTGTCCCTTTTCCCCATTGCGCTGTGCGGTCGGTGTGGGAGGCGTCGGCCTCGAGCGCAACCAAACACCTCACGGGCTCTCTTCTCTCCTTCTCCCCTGCATCGACTCAGCCCATTCGCTTGCGAGGGGTTTTTTGATTGGCTTTCCTATAAGATCTCCTCTCTCTCGAATCCGAGCGTGAGATCGGTCATGTCGAGTTCCACCGTCTCTTCGGGAAATCTATGGGTTCCACGTTTGGCTTCTCTGCCGGCGCCAAGGAAGAGTTATCTTCGGGCCCCGAAAAAGCTATCGAGCGGGTCGTGGCTGGTTGGGAGACGGATCGCTTGCGCATGCAGCGCCCCTCCGCGGAATTGGGGCGACGGACGTTCTGCTTTTGAAAGCCATGTGAGCTCGACGATCGGTCTGAATTGattattttcatataatttttctTCCTTGCCTTGGAGGTCTCCTTTAcaaacttcttcttctttcttttcattcAATCGACTGTTACGAATATGAATTCCCAATTAATACATCGGGTTTTTCATGTCAAGCGTTCAATGATGGATCTTTTGCTAATCATGCTTGACTGATCTCCATGGACATTATGTTCATGTAATTTGGCCATGTCAAACTTTCTTGTTTAACTTGCAGCAGTTGGGATACACAGGATAACAAACCAAAAACCTGAGTGGAGAATAAGGGAGAAAGACATGTTGAGAGGGAGATGTAAAGTAGGATAACGAGAGGGATATGAAGAGGTATAGGAAGATGGATTTTGTGCATCTTCCTACAAGAAAAGAAGTTGAAGTTTATGACATTTGAAATGTCGATATCAAGCCTATCCAAAATTAAGCCCCTGTAACGTCTTTGAATGCCGGGATTCAATATACTCTTTATGGATTCGACTTTGAACCTAAGCATGAGTCTGTATGAGGTCATCTTATCTGACTAGTGGATCCAATTATTGTATGAAAAGATTTACCTTCTATGAAGATCATTGGTTTGTTGT
The window above is part of the Musa acuminata AAA Group cultivar baxijiao chromosome BXJ1-1, Cavendish_Baxijiao_AAA, whole genome shotgun sequence genome. Proteins encoded here:
- the LOC135608267 gene encoding 4-hydroxy-3-methylbut-2-en-1-yl diphosphate synthase (ferredoxin), chloroplastic-like; its protein translation is MAAGAVPSSIPGLRTRDYGLSFAKSVDFARVSCAPEQPRMKLRRRHAAVIRSSSNSGSEIVELESASEGSPLLVPRQKYCESLHKTVRRKTRTVMVGNVALGSEHPIRIQTMTTSDTKDVAKTVEEVIRIADKGADLVRITVQGKKEADACFEIKNKLVQKNYNIPLVADIHFAPAVALRVAECFDKIRVNPGNFADRRAQFETIEFTDEDYQKELEHIEKVFSPLVEKCKKYGRAMRIGTNHGSLSDRIMSYYGDSPRGMVESAFEFARICRKLDFHNFVFSMKASNPVVMVQAYRLLVAEMYVQGWDYPLHLGVTEAGEGEDGRMKSAIGIGTLLQDGLGDTIRVSLTEPPEEEIDPCRRLANLGMQAANLQKGTVPFEEKHRRYFDFQRRSGQLPVQKEGEEVDYRGVLHRDGSVLMSVSLDMLKTPELLYKSLAAKLAVGMPFKDLATVDSILLRELPPLEDADARLALKRLIDISMGVVTPLSEQLTKPLPNTIVLVNLKQLSTGAYKLLPEGTRLAVTVRGDEPYEELDILKIVGDITMLLHDLPYSEDKLSRVHAARRLFEYLEGNSLNFPVIHYLQFPEQIHRDDLVIMAGSSVGALLVDGLGDGVLLEASDQEYEFLRNTSFNLLQGCRMRNTKTEYVSCPSCGRTLFDLQEISAQIREKTSHLPGVSIAIMGCIVNGPGEMADADFGYVGGSPGKIDLYVGKTVVKRGIAMEHATEALIQLIKDHGRWVDPPAED
- the LOC135608315 gene encoding caffeoylshikimate esterase-like produces the protein MEERKMTHPVAEADERSPFGRLSAEEFYARHAVSHASSSFVNPRGLRIFTQWWEPLPPARAIATVAVVHGFTGESSWLVQLTAVYLAKHGFAVGALDHQGHGFSDGLVAHIPDIEPVVDDCVTFFDSFRARYPPSLPCFLYAESLGGAIALMIHLREKDGRATRGWDGVVLNGAMCGISPKFKPPWPLEHLLWLAAAIAPTWNIAFTRGSIPDVSFKVEWKRKLALASPRRTVARPRAATALELLRVCREVQGKFEQVTLPMLIVHGADDVVCDPACVEELRRRAASEDKTIRIFPGMWHQIVGEPDENVELVFGEIIEWLKARAVPDTAAEEGKA